CCGGGATTTCTCTTGAACTTCAGAATCATGAATCATAGATCACAGATCATAGATTGGACCGCTTTCCGGGAGTTCGGCGCGAATAGACGAACCAACCGGCACCGGCGAGGATGGCTGCGACCACCGCGATGTCCGCCTGATGCGAGTATTTCTGGATGACGGGCCATTGCTCGCGCAATTTCATGCCGCAGATCAAAAGAAAGGTGTTCCATACCGTCGCGCCAACAAAGGTCGTCCCCAGAAACGGCGTCAGCGGCATCCTTCCAATTCCGGCAGGGATGGAGATGAAGTGCCGGATCACCGGGATGAAGCGGCTGATGAGAATGGTCCAGGTCCCTTTGCGTTTGTGGAAGAATTTTTCGGTCAGCTCCAGGTCGTGCTGGTTCAAAAGAAGATATTTTCCCGCTTTGAGAACGAACGGTTTGCCTCCGTAATAACCCATCCAGTAGGAAAGCAGCGAACCGAGGATCGAGCCAGCGCT
The DNA window shown above is from Verrucomicrobiota bacterium and carries:
- a CDS encoding DedA family protein, translated to MITEKISEIAVQILDTTGYAGAGFLMALESMIAPVPSEAVMPFVGFQVADGKWNLWLAIGSTSAGSILGSLLSYWMGYYGGKPFVLKAGKYLLLNQHDLELTEKFFHKRKGTWTILISRFIPVIRHFISIPAGIGRMPLTPFLGTTFVGATVWNTFLLICGMKLREQWPVIQKYSHQADIAVVAAILAGAGWFVYSRRTPGKRSNL